The Bradyrhizobium sp. LLZ17 genomic sequence GCCAGGACGTGCAGCTCCGCGCGCTCGATCGCGAAGCCAAGGCCCAGCGCGACCTGCTCGAGACCTATCTCGCCAAGTACCGCGAAGCCAACGCCCGCGAGACCATCGATACCGCGCCGACGGAAGGCCGCATCATTTCCCGCGGCATCGTCTCCAACACACCGGCCTATCCCAAGAAGCTGCCGATCGTGCTGATCGCGACACTGGCCACGCTGCTGCTTTCCTCCGGCCTCGTCGTCACCGGCGAACTCCTGCGCCAGACCGCCCCGCGCGCCGTAGCCGCGCTGATTCCGGCAGCGGCTCGTCGTGAACCCGCCGTGGATTCCGTGGTGGCGGACTCCGTGCCGCTTCAACCGGAGATGACAGCCGATGCCGATGTCGGCGATTTCGCGGAGATCGGGCGGCTGGCCGAGAAGCTGCGAGCCGCCGGTGCTGCGGCGAAGAAGGTCACGGTGCTCGGCACCGCATCGGGCGATGCCATCACGCTGTCGGCGCTGACGCTCGCCCGTCATCTGGCGCGCGACGCGCGTGTGGTCGTGGTCGATCTCGCCGGATCTTCGCCGATGATTGCCGCGGTGTCGGCCGATCCGATGGCTCCCGGCCTTGCCGAACTGATGCAGGGCGAGGCTTCGTTTGCGCAAGTCATCACCAAGGACAGGCTCTCGCGGCTGCAATTGGTCGTCGCCGGCCGTCCTGGCTTCGACCGCAGCCTGCTTCAGTCGCCACGGGTGACGCTCGCGATCGACGCGCTGCTTCGCGCCTACGACCATGTGCTGATCGATGCCGGCAGTGCCTCCGATTTGCCGGCCGAGCTGCTGACCGCGAATGCCCGCGCGGTCGTGGTGCCCGATAGCGCGATGGAGCCGGATGCGCGCGCGCTGATGTGCGAGCAGCTGAGAGCGGTAGGTTTCAGCGAGGTGACGATGCTCAGCAAGCCGGTGCAGCCATCCAATCCCGGCGAGCCCGCCCGGCGCGTGGTGGCGGCGTAGTTCTTACCTTCCCCTGCGGGAGAGGGGGCTCGCCGCGATAGCGACGGGTCAGGCATCTATCTCCGCGAGTTCGGGATCGTAGGGTGGGCAAAGGCGCACTTGCGCCGTGCCCACCATCTTTCAACGATCGCGGTTGACAGGGTGGGCACGCTCCGCTTTGCCCACCCTACGACAGTTCGGCGCTTACCCGAACGCCTGCCGCAGCCGCCGGGCCAGATCGAACAGCATCTGGTTCTGCTTCACCAGCCGCTTGCCGCGGTTGAGCGAGGACATTGCCATGGCTGCGAGCTTGCCGCGCGAGGTCAGCGGGACGAAGCTGTCGAAGATGTCTTCGTCATCCTTGCAGAACATCCGCTTGTAGCCGTCAGAGCCGATGCCGAGGTCGAGCGAGCGGTAGCCCCGCTCGCCGTAGCGGTCGATGATGTTGCGCATCAGGATCAGGCCGGGACTGTAGCGGGCCTGCTCCGACAGCGTGTAGGTGTTGAACATCATCGAGAAGCGCTGGCCGTCGGCGACCCCGGCGAAGATCGCGATCACCTCGTCGTCGCATTCGAGCGCGTGGATGTCGATGATGCGGCCTTCGCCGCGCGGTGACAGGCATGCGCTGCGGATGAACGGCTCGACGCCAGGATCGGCGAACACGTTGGGTAGCTTGTGTTCAGCCATCCGCGCCGGCTTGACCCGAAAGAACCAGTCGAGCAGGCGGGTGATCTCTGCGTCGGTGGTGGCGAGGTGATAGCGGTAGCCGCCGAGTGCCTGGAGCTTCTTCTCCTTGCTCTTCAGACGGCGGCGGAACGAATTGCTGATCCGCGATGCCGGCGGGCCGCCGGGCTGCATCACCAACAAGGGGCAGCCGTTGATCGAACTCTGCCGCGGTAGAAGCGCAAACGGATTTTGCCGGTCGTGCCATTGCTTCGGCTGCTGCATCAGTGCGAGGACGTCGACGTGCTCGCGCAGCGGCGCCATCAGCGCGTCGAGATCGGCGAGCACCGCCTGCGCGGCGAACTCGGCGTTCCACAGCCCCATGTTGAAGGTCGTGTGCTTGCCGCCCATGAAGCAGGCGGTGCGCACGCCGTGGCTTTGGCGCAGCGAGAGTGGCAGCAGCGCGAGTGGCTTTTGCTCGGCATCACGGGCAATCACGATGAACGGGCGGGCGCCCTCGATCTCGCCAACCAGCCGCTGCCAGGGGCTCAACAGATCGAAGCGCTGATACGGCGTGAAGAAATGACCGGGCTCTTCGAAGGCGCGCCAGACCGGCTCGGCGCGGCCGAGATCGGCGACGATGTCGACATGCGCGATGCGGCTCGCTTTCGACCGCGCTGGCGCTCCTGCCGTCCGGCCTTGCATCGCCGCAGCCATGGTCATTCACGAAACCTGTCGGGAAAGCAAAAAATGCGTATTTCGGCCTGTGGCCGACCTTTGCAAAGAAATGTCAACAAAGGGTAATGACAATGAGCGCGGAGACCGGCCGCCGGCGAACCCGAAGGTGGGATATTGGCATCCGACGACAGATGGCTGGAGCGGTTGCGGCTTGAACTGGCCTGGTTCACCGGCCAGCCGCTGCTGCGCAGCCGCGGCGAGGGCGCCATCCTTCGCTTCCAGCGCGTGCGGCCACGGCGGCGCGGCGGGTTTCAGCCGCTGCGCAACAACGAGATCTCGCCGCAATTCCTCGACCGCGCCATTCGCGCGCTGAAGCGCTGGAAGTATGATTTCGTCGGCATGGACGAGGTTTGCCGGCGCGCGGTCACGCTGCCGGAGAAACGGCGCTTCGTGGCGCTCACCTTCGATGGCGCGGCCAAGGACGTCATCAGCTTTGCCTATCCCGTATTGGCCCGCCACGCCGTTCCCTTCACCATCTACGTTCCCACCGCCTTTCCCGATGGCGTCGGAGAGGCGTGGTGGCTCGGGCTCGAGCACGTGATTGCGCGCGAGGACCGCGTCAGCCTGTTGATGGGCGACAGGGAGCAGCGCTTCACCGTGACCGGCAATGCCGAGAAGCAGGCGCTGTTTTCGTTTCTCGAGGGCTGGTTGCACTCGTTGCCGCCGGCGGAACTGTCGGCCGCGATTGCCGACCTCTGCACGCGTTACCGGATCGATCTCGCCGCACTCTCGCGCGAGGCGTCGATGAATTGGGAGGATCTGGCGAAGCTCGCCGCCGACCCGCTGGTCACGATCGGCAGCGCGACCGTGAACTATTTCGTCCTGGCCAACATGAAGGATACGGCCGCGCTGCGCGAGATCACGATGGGCAAGGCGGTGGCGGAAGCGGCGTTCGGCCGCGAGATCCGGCATCTGGCGTTTCCGTTCGGCGATCGTGCCTCGTTCCGGCGCAACCACGTCGTGATGGCGGAGGAGGCGGGCTTTGCCAGCGCTGTGTCGACGATCCCAGGCATCGTGGATGCGGAGGGGCGAACCAATCTGCGCGCGCTGCCGCGGATTTCCTGGGACGGCCGGGTGCGCTCGCTGCGCATGATGCGCGTGCTGATGTCCGGAGTTGCGTTTTCGCCGGTGAAACCGACCGGCGGCGCTACGAGCTAGATTTGACGCGGTCGGGCCGCTGCATCCAGCTCACGATCGGCATCGCGGGCAACACCCAGCCCATGCCGACCACCACGTAGTAGATCGCCTGCCGCCAACCGGACTCGGCAATCCACGGCACCTGCGCCAGCGCCATGCCGAGCAGGGCCCAGACGGTGGCGAGCACCAGCAGCAGGATGGTGCCAAGGAACTTCCGGGTGCGGCTGGACATGATGGACTGTTGTGGCTTTGCGTAACTTGCGCTGCGGGAGCGGGGGACTATAAGGGGCACGCTATCCGGTTCAAGTCTCAACGGTTCAAGTCTCTTGGATTCGAGTTCCTTAGATTCACGTTCTGGTTTCGACCCCGAAATGACGACGATCTCCACCCCGTCTGAGCCGCATCGCGCCGTGCGCTGGTGGCTGATCTCGGTAGCCGCTTTGATCGCGCTGATGGTGCTGGTCGGTGGCGCAACGCGGCTGACGGAATCCGGGCTCTCGATCGTCGAATGGAAACCGGTCACCGGCAGCTTGCCGCCGCTCTCGGCGGCGCAATGGACCGACGCCTTCGAGGCCTACAAGAAGATCCCGCAATATCGCGAGCTCAACGCCGGCATGAGCCTGTCCGAGTTCAAGGAGATCTTCTGGTGGGAATGGAGCCACCGGCTGCTCGGCCGTTTCATCGGCGTCGCCTATCTGCTGCCGTTCCTGTTCTTCCTGTGGCGCGGCGGATTGTCCGGTGAGTTGAAGCGGCGTCTGTGGTTCCTGTTCGCGCTCGGCGGCCTCCAGGGCGCGGTCGGCTGGTGGATGGTGGCATCTGGCCTCTCCGAGCGCGTCGAGGTCTCGCAATACCGGTTGGCGACGCATCTGGTGCTTGCGCTCTTGATCTTCGCCGGGATCGTCTGGACAGTGCGCCGGCTTGCCGAACGGCCACCGATCGCAGCGCCTGCGCGGTTGCGGTTGACGAGCGCGCTGCTGCTCGTGATGACTTTTCTGCAGATCTATTTTGGCGCGCTGGTCGCGGGCCTGCGCGCCGGGCGCGCGTACAACACCTGGCCGGCGATCGACGGCGCGTTCATTCCGTCGGCCGACCGGCTGTGGTTCGAGACGCCGTGGTGGCGCAACATGTTCGACAACGTGCTGACGGTGCAGTTCGAGCACCGCATGACCGCCTACGCGCTGTTCGTGCTTGCGGCCTTGCATGCGTTCGATGCGGTGCGATCGCGTGCGGCGGCGGGCGGCGCGTTGTGGCTGTTCGCGGCGGTGAGCCTGCAAGCGGTGCTCGGCATTCTCACGCTGCTCAACCAGGTGCCGATCGGGCTTGCGCTTTCGCACCAGGCCGTGGCGATCGTGGTGCTGACGCTTGCGGTGATGCAGGCGGAACGGCTTGTGTCGCGGCAGGCTGCCGAAGCGCAATCGCGCGCGGTCGCGGTTGGTCAGGCCGGCTGATCAGACCCAGCCGTCAGCAATAGCCGTAGACGCCGCAGGCGTAGGGCAGCCGCCAGAAATAGTCGACCTGCTTCCCGCCGTAATACGAGCCCTGATAGTCGTAGTCCCAGGGCCGGCCGTAATAGCCCGGCAGCGTGTGAGAGCCCGGCAGCAGCGGCGTGCCCGGCAGATTGCGGATGTAGCTGCCGATGCCATAGGCCGGAGAGATCAGCGCGTCCGGATCGGTCTCGACATAGACTTTGGGCGGTTCTGGCGTAGCGCCGGCGCGCCGCTTCGGTGTCGCAGGCAAATCCGCCGCGAGCGCGCCTGAAACCGTCAGCATCGCCGCAAGGGCGGGCATCATCCAGCGCAGCAGCATCGTCGGCTCCAGATCAAAGGGGCGATCCCAAGCACGATGTATGTGGCCGCTATGGTTAACGACTATTAACCGGCGATCGTCATTCCGGGGCGGTGCGAAGCACCGAACCCGGAATCCAGAGATAATTATGCCACGTCAAGATTCCGGGTTCGCGCTGTCGCGCGCCCCGGAATGACAAGAGCTACGCCCCCAGCGCCTGCTCCAGATCGGCGATAAGGTCTTCCTTGTCCTCGATGCCGATCGAGAGCCGGACCACGTCGGGGCCGGCGCCGGACTTGATCTTGGCGGCGTCGTCGAGCTGGCTGTGCGTGGTCGAGGCGGGGTGGATCACCAGCGAGCGGGTGTCGCCGACATTGGCCAGATGCGAGAACAACTGCAATTTCGAGACGAGGCCCACACCCGCGTCATAGCCGCCCTTCAGGCTGAAGGTGAACACGGCGCCTGCGCCCTTGGGCGCGTATTTGCGCGCGAGCTGGTAGTATTTGTCGTTCGGCAGGCCCGCATAGCTCACCGAGGCCACCGCCGGATGCCCGGCGAGGAATTCGGCGACCGCTTTGGCATTATCGCAGTGCTTCTGCATGCGCAGCGGCAATGTCTCGATGCCTGTGAGGATCAGGAAAGCATTGAACGGTGACAGCGCCGGTCCGAGATCGCGCAGGCCGAGCACGCGGCAGGCGATCGCGAAAGCGAAATTGCCAAAGGTCTCCTGCAGCCTGATGCCGTGATATTCGGGCCGCGGCTCCGAAAGCATCGGATATTTGCCGCCGGTCGACCAGTCGAAGGTGCCGGCATCGACGATGATGCCGCCGATCGAATTGCCGTGGCCGCCGAGAAATTTCGTCAGCGAATGCACGACGATGTCGGCACCATGATCGATCGGGCGGATCAAATAGGGCGAGGCCAGCGTGTTGTCGACGATCAACGGCACGCCCGCTTTGGTCGCCACGGTCGAGATCGCCTCGATATCGGTGATGCTGCCGGCGGGATTGGCGATGGACTCGATGAAGATCGCCTTGGTGCGCGGCGTGACCGCACGTTCGAAGCTTGCGATGTCGTCGGGGTCGGCCCACACCACGTTCCAACCAAAGCTCTTGAACGCGTGCGTGAACTGGTTGATCGAGCCGCCATAGAGCTTTCGCGCGGCGATGAACTCGTCGCCGGGCTGCAGCAATTGCTGCAACACGACCACCTGCGCGGCATGGCCCGAGGCGACCGCGAGCGCGGCGGTGCCGCCTTCGAGCGCGGCGACGCGCTCTTCCAGCACGGCGTTGGTGGGATTGCCGATGCGGGTATAGATGTTGCCGAACGCCTGCAAGCCGAACAGCGAGGCGGCGTGGTCGGCGTCGTTGAAGACGAAAGACGTGGTTTGATAAATCGGAGTCGCGCGCGCACCGGTGGTCGGGTCGGGCTGTGCACCGGCATGCACGGCGAGGGTCGAAAATCCCGGAAGGCGATCGCTCATTGAGGGCGTCCTGTTCTTGTTGTCCTGAAATCGCGCGGCATGCTGATCGGCGCCGCGCCCGCCGTCAAGGCGCCGGTTCACATCAGGGCAATCGTGCTACGCATTGTCGCGTTCGCGAAATGAATGCTTCGCAATTGCGTCAGCTTTGCTCGCTCTTGTTTTTGGCGGCGCGGTCCGACGCCGCGGTGTCGCCACCGCCCACACTCATCCGATTGAGGGATAGCCGCATGCCCTGCGTCGGTGCTGGTGCGCGCTTGGAACTGAGTGTGCGCGAATTCACGCCCATCCAGGAGATTTCGGACGACAGGCGGCCGTATTCGATCTTGGGGCAGCGGTTCATCACCACCTTGATGCCAACCGCTTCCGCCTTTTCTGCCGCCGCGTCGTCACGCGCGCCCAGCTGCATCCAGATCACCTTCGGCAGCGGATCGAGCCTCAGGGCTTCCTCGACCACCGGCATGATGTGGCTGGAATTGCGAAAGATGTCGATCATGTCGATGGGATGGCCGATGTCGGAGAGCGAGGCGACGAACGGTTTTCCAAGCAGGTCCTTGCCGACATGGCCGGGATTGACCGGGATCATATCGTAGCCGCGCTGCGCCAGATATTTGAACGCAAAATAGCTCGGCCGCACGTTGACCGGCGAGGCGCCGACCATCGCGATCGACTTCACGCTGTTGAGGATGGCGCGGATGTAATTGTCGGGATAGGCGTCGTGGTTCATCTTTTTCTTTCGTTCGTCGTTCCGGGGCGATGCGCAGCATCGAACCCGGAATCTCGAGATTCTCAGGTGCGCAATCGCGCACCATAGTTCGGCTCTGCGAGCCGCCCCGGAATGACGGTGCAACAAGTACAGTCACTCATCCCGCCATGTCGGCGTGCGCTTATCGATGAAGGCGCCGATGCCTTCCTCGGCGTCGCGCGCCATCATGTTCTCGGTCATCACCTCTGCCGCATAGCGATAGGCGTCCGCAAGGCTCATTTCGGCCTGACGGTAGAATGCCTCCTTGCCGAGCTTGACCGTGTAGGCCGACTTCAGCGCGACCTGCTGCGCCAGCGCAATCGCCGCGTCGCGCTCGGTGCCGGCGGCGACCACGCGATTGACCAGACCAATCTCGCGGGCACGCACGGCCGGGATCGGCTCGCCCGTCAGCAGCATTTCCATCGCCTGCTTGCGCGGCACGTTGCGCGACAGCGCCACCATCGGCGTCGAGCAGAACAGCCCGATGTCGACGCCCGGCGTGGCGAAGCTCGCTGTTTCCGATACGACCGCGAGATCGCAGCTGGCGACGAGCTGGCACCCGGCCGCGGTCGCGATGCCCTGGACGGCGGCAACAACTGGCTTCGGCAGGCGCACGATCGCCTGCATCATCGCGCTGCAGGCGTTCATCATGTCCGCGAAGAAGGCGCGGCCGCGATCGGGATCGGCGCGGCGCGCGGTCAGCTCCTTCATGTCGTGGCCTGCGGAGAAGGCGAGACCGTTGGCTGCGATCACGACGCCGCGGACGGCCTTGTCGTCCCTGACGGCATCGAGCTCTGCATGCAGGCCGGCGATCATCGCCTCCGACAGGCTGTTGCGCGCGTCCGGGCGGTTCAGCGTGAGAACCGCGATGCTGCCGATAGTCTCACGCAGCAGGATCGGCGGTTGCGGGGAAGGGGTACGGGCGGCCTGGACGGACATTGACGCGATTCCGCTGGATCATTGCAATTGGATGACGCAGATAACTTAATGTAGCAGGCGCAGTGAAGCGAGGGTGGGGAACAGCATGGCGTTGGCGAAAATGAGCGTGGCGGAGCTTGAGGACTTTCTCCGGAACGAATTTCCCCAGGCGTTCAGCGGCGACGACATCACGATCGAGAGCGCGGACGGCCAGACCAGCCTTTTGCGGCAGCGCTACGGTGAAAAAATGCTCCGGCCCGGCGGAACCGTGTCGGGCCCGACACTGATGGCGCTGGCCGATTTCGCCATGTACGTGGTGCTGTTGTCGGCCATTGGGCCGATCGGGCTCGCGGTCACCACCAATCTCAACATCAACTTCCTGCGCAAGGGCCAGCCGGGCCAGGACGTGCTGGCGGAGGCGCGCCTGCTCAAGCTTGGCAAGCGCCTGGCGGTCGGGGAGGTGAACCTGCTGTCCGGCACCTCGCCCGATCCCATTGCCCATGTCACATCGACCTATTCCATTCCAAATGTTTGATCTTTTTGCAGGTAACATCGCACCATATTTTTAAACCTTTGATATTGCTTCTATAATTTCAATCGTTGGGCATTGACCGTTGCGCGTCAGTTCTCTAGAAAGCCGCGCAGTCCGGTGCGGTGTTCGCGCCGATGCCTCCCGTCCACGGAAACTCTGACATGAAAACCTTTTCGGCAAAGCCGGCCGAGGTGACGAAGAAGTGGGTGCTGATCGACGCCAAGGGTCTGGTCGTCGGCCGCCTCGCCACCATCGTCGCCATGCGCCTGCGCGGCAAACACCTCCCGACCTACACCCCGCATGTTGATTGCGGCGACAACATCATCATCATCAATGCCCAGCATGCTGTCCTCACCGGTCGCAAGCGCGAGCAGAAGACCTATTACAAGCACACCGGCTATGTCGGCCACGTCAAGGAGCGCACCGCGCGCCAGATCCTCGAAGGCAAGCATCCCGAGCGCGTGCTCGAGAAGGCCGTCGAGCGCATGATCCCGCGTGGTCCGCTCGGTCGCGTCCAGATGGGCAATCTCCGCGTTTACGGCGGCGCCGATCATCCGCACGAGGCCCAGACGCCCGAGAAGATCGACATCGCCAAGTTGAACCGCAAGAACACGAGGGCCGCATAATCATGGCCGAATCCATTCAGTCGCTCGATCAGCTCTCGCAGCTCAAGACCGCAGCGGCGCCCGACGCGCCCAAGCACGAGAAGAAGGTCGACAAGTTCAACCGCGCCTACGCCACCGGCAAGCGCAAGGACGCGGTCGCCCGCGTCTGGATCAAGCCGGGCGCCGGCAAGGTCACGGTCAACTCGCGCGAGGTCGAGGTCTATTTCGCCCGTCCCGTGCTGCGCATGATGATCGAGCAGCCGTTCTCCGTGGCCGCGCGTTCGGGCCAGTACGATGTGATCTGCACGGTCGCCGGCGGTGGTTTGTCCGGCCAGGCCGGCGCCGTCCGTCACGGCATCTCCAAGGCGCTCACCT encodes the following:
- a CDS encoding enoyl-CoA hydratase translates to MSVQAARTPSPQPPILLRETIGSIAVLTLNRPDARNSLSEAMIAGLHAELDAVRDDKAVRGVVIAANGLAFSAGHDMKELTARRADPDRGRAFFADMMNACSAMMQAIVRLPKPVVAAVQGIATAAGCQLVASCDLAVVSETASFATPGVDIGLFCSTPMVALSRNVPRKQAMEMLLTGEPIPAVRAREIGLVNRVVAAGTERDAAIALAQQVALKSAYTVKLGKEAFYRQAEMSLADAYRYAAEVMTENMMARDAEEGIGAFIDKRTPTWRDE
- a CDS encoding PaaI family thioesterase; the encoded protein is MALAKMSVAELEDFLRNEFPQAFSGDDITIESADGQTSLLRQRYGEKMLRPGGTVSGPTLMALADFAMYVVLLSAIGPIGLAVTTNLNINFLRKGQPGQDVLAEARLLKLGKRLAVGEVNLLSGTSPDPIAHVTSTYSIPNV
- the rpsI gene encoding 30S ribosomal protein S9 produces the protein MAESIQSLDQLSQLKTAAAPDAPKHEKKVDKFNRAYATGKRKDAVARVWIKPGAGKVTVNSREVEVYFARPVLRMMIEQPFSVAARSGQYDVICTVAGGGLSGQAGAVRHGISKALTYFEPELRTVLKKGGFLTRDSRVVERKKYGKAKARRSFQFSKR
- a CDS encoding O-acetylhomoserine aminocarboxypropyltransferase — translated: MSDRLPGFSTLAVHAGAQPDPTTGARATPIYQTTSFVFNDADHAASLFGLQAFGNIYTRIGNPTNAVLEERVAALEGGTAALAVASGHAAQVVVLQQLLQPGDEFIAARKLYGGSINQFTHAFKSFGWNVVWADPDDIASFERAVTPRTKAIFIESIANPAGSITDIEAISTVATKAGVPLIVDNTLASPYLIRPIDHGADIVVHSLTKFLGGHGNSIGGIIVDAGTFDWSTGGKYPMLSEPRPEYHGIRLQETFGNFAFAIACRVLGLRDLGPALSPFNAFLILTGIETLPLRMQKHCDNAKAVAEFLAGHPAVASVSYAGLPNDKYYQLARKYAPKGAGAVFTFSLKGGYDAGVGLVSKLQLFSHLANVGDTRSLVIHPASTTHSQLDDAAKIKSGAGPDVVRLSIGIEDKEDLIADLEQALGA
- a CDS encoding polysaccharide deacetylase family protein yields the protein MASDDRWLERLRLELAWFTGQPLLRSRGEGAILRFQRVRPRRRGGFQPLRNNEISPQFLDRAIRALKRWKYDFVGMDEVCRRAVTLPEKRRFVALTFDGAAKDVISFAYPVLARHAVPFTIYVPTAFPDGVGEAWWLGLEHVIAREDRVSLLMGDREQRFTVTGNAEKQALFSFLEGWLHSLPPAELSAAIADLCTRYRIDLAALSREASMNWEDLAKLAADPLVTIGSATVNYFVLANMKDTAALREITMGKAVAEAAFGREIRHLAFPFGDRASFRRNHVVMAEEAGFASAVSTIPGIVDAEGRTNLRALPRISWDGRVRSLRMMRVLMSGVAFSPVKPTGGATS
- a CDS encoding DUF2842 domain-containing protein; this encodes MSSRTRKFLGTILLLVLATVWALLGMALAQVPWIAESGWRQAIYYVVVGMGWVLPAMPIVSWMQRPDRVKSSS
- a CDS encoding CoA-binding protein, with the protein product MNHDAYPDNYIRAILNSVKSIAMVGASPVNVRPSYFAFKYLAQRGYDMIPVNPGHVGKDLLGKPFVASLSDIGHPIDMIDIFRNSSHIMPVVEEALRLDPLPKVIWMQLGARDDAAAEKAEAVGIKVVMNRCPKIEYGRLSSEISWMGVNSRTLSSKRAPAPTQGMRLSLNRMSVGGGDTAASDRAAKNKSEQS
- the rplM gene encoding 50S ribosomal protein L13, coding for MKTFSAKPAEVTKKWVLIDAKGLVVGRLATIVAMRLRGKHLPTYTPHVDCGDNIIIINAQHAVLTGRKREQKTYYKHTGYVGHVKERTARQILEGKHPERVLEKAVERMIPRGPLGRVQMGNLRVYGGADHPHEAQTPEKIDIAKLNRKNTRAA
- a CDS encoding GNAT family N-acetyltransferase translates to MTMAAAMQGRTAGAPARSKASRIAHVDIVADLGRAEPVWRAFEEPGHFFTPYQRFDLLSPWQRLVGEIEGARPFIVIARDAEQKPLALLPLSLRQSHGVRTACFMGGKHTTFNMGLWNAEFAAQAVLADLDALMAPLREHVDVLALMQQPKQWHDRQNPFALLPRQSSINGCPLLVMQPGGPPASRISNSFRRRLKSKEKKLQALGGYRYHLATTDAEITRLLDWFFRVKPARMAEHKLPNVFADPGVEPFIRSACLSPRGEGRIIDIHALECDDEVIAIFAGVADGQRFSMMFNTYTLSEQARYSPGLILMRNIIDRYGERGYRSLDLGIGSDGYKRMFCKDDEDIFDSFVPLTSRGKLAAMAMSSLNRGKRLVKQNQMLFDLARRLRQAFG
- a CDS encoding COX15/CtaA family protein, which codes for MTTISTPSEPHRAVRWWLISVAALIALMVLVGGATRLTESGLSIVEWKPVTGSLPPLSAAQWTDAFEAYKKIPQYRELNAGMSLSEFKEIFWWEWSHRLLGRFIGVAYLLPFLFFLWRGGLSGELKRRLWFLFALGGLQGAVGWWMVASGLSERVEVSQYRLATHLVLALLIFAGIVWTVRRLAERPPIAAPARLRLTSALLLVMTFLQIYFGALVAGLRAGRAYNTWPAIDGAFIPSADRLWFETPWWRNMFDNVLTVQFEHRMTAYALFVLAALHAFDAVRSRAAAGGALWLFAAVSLQAVLGILTLLNQVPIGLALSHQAVAIVVLTLAVMQAERLVSRQAAEAQSRAVAVGQAG